The following are from one region of the Desulfonatronum thiosulfatophilum genome:
- a CDS encoding amino acid ABC transporter ATP-binding protein codes for MSDASKIISIANVYKFFGPLKALNNVSLDIHAGEKVVIIGPSGSGKSTLLRSINRLETIDSGTITVDGKDINDSKNDINAMRMDMGMVFQSFNLFPHRTALENLTMAPIKLRKMPRDKAETMAMALLKKVGIDEKSSVYPAQLSGGQKQRVAIARALAMSPKIMLFDEPTSALDPEMIGEVLDVMVTLAREGMTMAVVTHEMGFAREVADRIVFMDQGEIVEVGTPQQFFEQTRHPRTQKFLSQIL; via the coding sequence ATGAGCGACGCTAGCAAGATCATCAGCATAGCCAACGTCTACAAATTTTTCGGCCCGCTGAAGGCGCTGAATAATGTCTCCCTGGACATTCACGCTGGGGAGAAAGTCGTCATCATCGGCCCCAGCGGCTCGGGCAAAAGTACTCTCCTGCGATCCATTAACCGCCTGGAAACCATTGATTCCGGGACCATAACCGTGGACGGCAAGGACATCAACGACTCGAAAAACGACATTAATGCCATGCGCATGGACATGGGCATGGTGTTTCAAAGCTTCAACCTGTTCCCCCACAGGACGGCTCTGGAAAACCTGACCATGGCCCCCATCAAGCTCCGCAAGATGCCGCGGGACAAGGCCGAAACCATGGCCATGGCGTTGTTGAAAAAGGTCGGGATCGATGAGAAGTCGAGCGTCTATCCGGCTCAGCTTTCCGGCGGGCAGAAACAGCGGGTCGCCATCGCTCGGGCCCTGGCCATGAGCCCGAAGATCATGCTTTTCGACGAGCCGACCTCCGCCCTGGACCCGGAGATGATCGGCGAAGTGCTGGACGTCATGGTCACTTTGGCCCGGGAAGGCATGACCATGGCCGTGGTAACGCATGAAATGGGTTTTGCCCGCGAGGTGGCGGACAGAATCGTCTTCATGGACCAGGGAGAGATTGTCGAGGTGGGCACGCCGCAACAGTTTTTTGAACAGACCCGGCACCCCCGGACCCAAAAATTCCTGAGCCAGATCCTCTAG
- a CDS encoding HIT family protein, with the protein MDTLFAPWRMEYILGPKADDCVFCIPESTATDSEGYVLVRGTLCFVIMNRYPYANGHLMVAPFRHVPDLTDLDDRESAEMMYWIRGAVQALRQALNPEGFNVGVNLGDVAGAGIQEHLHVHVVPRWHGDTSFMTVCGHTRVVPEHLSSTYARLAPLFVSLSPSTLL; encoded by the coding sequence ATGGATACCCTTTTCGCGCCCTGGAGAATGGAATATATACTTGGCCCCAAGGCGGACGACTGCGTCTTCTGCATTCCGGAATCCACCGCCACCGACAGTGAAGGGTATGTTCTGGTCCGGGGGACGCTTTGCTTTGTGATCATGAACAGGTATCCATATGCCAACGGCCACCTGATGGTGGCCCCATTCCGCCATGTCCCTGACCTGACCGACCTGGACGACCGGGAATCCGCCGAAATGATGTACTGGATTCGGGGCGCCGTGCAGGCCTTGCGCCAGGCCTTGAACCCGGAAGGTTTCAATGTCGGGGTCAACCTTGGCGACGTCGCCGGCGCGGGCATTCAGGAACACCTGCATGTGCATGTCGTGCCCCGCTGGCATGGCGATACGTCCTTCATGACGGTCTGCGGACATACCCGGGTCGTGCCCGAGCACCTTTCATCAACGTACGCGAGACTGGCCCCGTTGTTTGTATCCTTATCACCCTCAACACTCTTGTAA
- a CDS encoding LapA family protein: MRYLKVLLLILFFFVSMLFFIQNNEVLSEELVLQLELFDWHVASRELPFYLVVLLSFVAGSLFSLAYFIGEKIRLSRELKAANNKRAALEQEVTSLRNLPLEEETYPTAPQKTVAAKEAEKTPTTPPKTVTAKEEVQPPTIFAKTVAEKEKGASSPEEKKREENT; the protein is encoded by the coding sequence ATGCGCTACCTCAAGGTCCTGCTTCTGATCCTGTTTTTCTTCGTTTCCATGCTTTTTTTCATTCAGAACAACGAAGTGCTTTCCGAGGAACTCGTTCTGCAATTGGAGTTGTTCGATTGGCACGTTGCCTCCAGGGAACTGCCATTCTATCTGGTTGTGCTGTTGAGTTTCGTGGCTGGATCGCTTTTCAGCCTGGCCTATTTTATTGGCGAGAAGATCCGCTTGAGCCGTGAACTCAAAGCCGCCAACAACAAGCGAGCCGCTTTGGAGCAGGAAGTGACTTCGTTGCGTAATTTGCCCCTGGAAGAGGAAACGTATCCCACGGCTCCCCAAAAAACCGTCGCTGCGAAAGAAGCCGAAAAAACTCCGACTACTCCCCCGAAGACAGTGACCGCAAAGGAAGAAGTGCAACCTCCGACTATTTTCGCGAAGACAGTGGCCGAGAAGGAAAAGGGAGCCTCTTCTCCGGAGGAGAAAAAGCGTGAAGAAAATACGTAG